The Setaria viridis chromosome 9, Setaria_viridis_v4.0, whole genome shotgun sequence sequence tgctacgccaagtttATGGCGATCCCGAACTACACCTATCTCAAGCTCAAGATTCCTGGACCCCGCGGTGTGATCACGATCAGCGCCAACCACGAGTTTGCGCTTCTCTTCGATGTGGAGAACTGTGAGCTGGTGATGCAGACTATCCGCTCCCTCAAGTTCTTCGAGATCCAGCAGATCACGCAAGAGGTCGCCCCGGACTCAAACAAGGCTCCGACTTCGGGCATCCTCAAGCCCATGGAGGATGCCAAGGCGGTCTAGATTGACCCTGAGGACTCTAACAAGGTGGCGCAGATCGGTATCGCACTATCCGCCAAATAGGAAGGTGAGCTCGTCGACTTCCTGCATGAAAATTgggacatcttcgcatggaagcttTCTAACTTGCCGGGGATCCCAAGGGAAGTCATCGAGCACGCCATCGACATCAGGCCGAACCCTCAACCTATGAAGCAACgcctgcgccgcttcgacgatGAGAAGCAGAAGGCCATTAGCAAAGAGATCGCTCGGCTCTTAGTAGCCAGGTTCATCAAAGAGGTCTTCCACCCCAAGTGACTGGCCAACCCCGTGTTGGTGAAAAAGAAGAATGGCTCAAGGcacatgtgtgtggactacacaAGCCTTAACAAGGCATGCCCCAAGGCACCATACCCGTTGCTTTGTATCGATCAGGTGGTCGACTCAACCATGGGGTGCGAGGtcctctgcttccttgatgCCTACTCGGGCTACCACTAGATTGCGATGGAGTCCAACCAGCTCATGACCTTCTTCATCACTTCGTTTGGAATGTACTGCTACGTCATGATATAGAACGCAAGCTCCACATACCAGAGGTGCATGAACCGCTACCTCGACCACCTGGTCGGGGATACAGTGGAGGTCTACATTGATGACATCATCATCCAATCCTGCAAGATGGAGCTTCTCATCGCCAACCTGAGAGACACGTTCGAGTGTCTCTGCCACTACAACATCAAACTCAATCTGGAGAAGTGTGTCTTCAAGGTGCCCAAGGGAAAGCTCTTGGGCTTCATTGTCTCCGAGCTcggcatcgaggccaacccaAAGAAAATTACCACCATCAGGAACCTCAACGGTGCTCAAAAGCTAATGGGGTACCTGGCCTCCCTGAGCCACTTCTCCTCATGGCTCGAGGAGCGCGGCATGCCTCTATacaagctcctgaagaaatccgACCAGTTCCACTGGAACAAAGAGGTGCAGGAGGCCTTTGACAAGCTCAAAACCTTTCTTGCCTCACATCCGACCTTGGTCTCACCAACCCCGAAAGAGCCCCTGCTGCTCTACATTGTCGCGACCATACAAGTGGTCAGCGCGGCGCTTATCGTAGAACGTGAGGAGCCCGGGCATGCCCTCAAAGTGCAGAGGCTGgtatacttcatcagtgaagtactgtTCGACACCAAGGTTCGCTACCCTCAAATCCAAAAGATGATTTATGCCATCTTGATTTTGAAGAACAAGTTTCTTCACTACTTCGAGAGCCACCCAATCTTGGTGGTGACATCGGCGCCACTTAGGGAGATCATACAGAACTGCGGTGCCTCTAGTCGCGTAGCTAAATGGGCAACAGAGCTCATGGGCTACTAGATTAACTACAAGCCAATGACTACAATCAAGTGGTAGGTTCTCGTCAACTTAATCGCAGAGTGGATTGTGACCTAGACCCACCTCCCCCCTTCCTCCCGCCTCAACCAGCCACAAGTACTAgacaatgtactttgacgggtcGATCATGGCCGTGGACGCGGGGGTTGGCATCGTGCTGACCTCCCCAAAGGGGGACCGCCTCgagtacatgatccgcctccactttttGGCCACCAACAACATGGCGGTATACGAAGCCCTCATCCACGGCCTCAAGATCGCCTCCGAGCTGGGCGCTCGCTGCCTCTACATTAGGGATGACTCAGAGCTAGTCGTTGACCAGGTCATGAAAGAAGCCTCGTGTCGCGATGAAAAGATGGTCACCTACTACGATGAGGTGCAAAAGCTCAAGGAGAAGTTCGATGGCCTCGAGCTTCACCACGTCCTCAGGCGCGGCAATCTCGCCACCGATTTCCTAGCGAAGCTCGCGTCAAACCGCGAGCACACCCCACCAAGGGTCTTCGTCAATAATGCCCATGAGCTGTTGATCAAGCTCGCCAAGGCACCCACCCCTGCTTCCGATGCAGCTCACGCTGAGCCGGTAGCAGAGCCAACCGTGGGGACCAAGATGGGCACCCCAGACCTCAAGGTTGCGATGCTCGAACCGAGCTGGATGATGCCCTTCCTCGACTACCTCCTGCAGGACACCCTCCCCGTCAATGCGACTGAGGCCCGCTGCCTCGCTAGAAGCGCAAAGATCTTCGTGGTCATCGAGGAGGAGCTACACAAACGTAGCCCATCAGGCATCCTCCACAAGTGTATTCCCACCGACCAGGGGCGGGAGCTACTTCTGGAGATACACGCCGACATCTGCAGCCACCATGCGGCCCCGAGGTCACTGGTCGGCAAGGCGTTCCGACAAGGCTCCTACTAGCCCACTGCGATGGAGGATGCCCAGCAGATCATCTGCTCCTGCGAGGGATGCCAGTACTACACATGGCAAACACACGTACTAGCCCAAGAGTTGCAAACCATTTTGATAACATGGCCCTTCGTTGTATGGGGTCTTGACCTGGTCGGTCCATTCAAAAGAGCGCCCAGGGGCTACACCCACCTCCTCGTAGTGGTGGACCAATTCACCAAGAGTATTGAGGCAAAGCCCATCACCCAGGTCACGTCAGCTACCGCGGTTGAGTTCTTCCTCGACATTGTCTACAAGTTCAGGGTCCCGAACTCCATCAACACCAACAATGGCACGCAATTCACGGGAAGGAAATTCCTGCGCTTTTGCGATCACTACCACATCCGGGTCGACTACGCCTTCGTGGCCCACCTGCGCACCAACGGGCAGGTCgagcgggccaacggcatgGTCTTGCAAGGCCTCAAGCCTCGCATCTTTGACAGGCTCAAGAAATTCACAGGTGGTGGGAAGGCGAGGTGCCCATGGTGCTCTGGAGCCTAAGGATGACCCCGAACAGATCCACGGGCTTCAcacctttcttcatggtgtacggcACCAAGGCCATCCTCCCTACCAACCTCGATTACGGGGCACCCTGTGTCAAGGCATATGACAAGGCAAGGTCGGAAGAAGCTCACTAGGACGCGCTCGACCAGCTCAATGAGGCGCGCGATGTGGCACTCCTCCGATAAGCCAAGTACCAACAGGCCTTGCGGCACTACCACAGCAAGAGCGTGAGGGGGCGGGCTTTTCAGGTCGGTGACTTGGTCCTCTGAAGGGTCCAAGCGACAAAAGGAAGGCACAAGTTGATGCCACCATTGGAGGGACCCTACACCATAGCTGAGGTCCTGCGCCCGGGGGCTTACCACCTCAAAGACAAGGACGGTGACGTCCTCACCAACTCCTGGAACATCAAGCAGCTACGTCGCTTTTACCCATAGATTTGTCTTTCAAATATTGTACAAACACTCTGCACCATGCAATCAAAAGAAGCGACATGCTCAATTAAGTAcctagttttattttttgaacctCTCGTGGCCGAGAACCCCGTGCCGACCTGCAAAGGGAATTGGCGCGACCTGCTCGTGGGGGCTACTTGCATGCATGTACACTTCCGGATCGCACCTGTATACGCCTCCCACGATCCCAACCTACACCACTCGACCGACCAGGGGAAAAGAAAAGTCTTCCGTGGGCCAATCCTCGGACTTTGTTGCACAGGAAAAAGTGGCAGAGGCGAAGCACATGCAGAAAggaactgtcggatttagtgacctgCAGTCCACCTAgggggagatcgcaagaccaagaactcgaatggtaacatagaGGCATAGGGTTTATATAGGTTCGgaccttcggagagtaataccctacgtcctgtgttctgatGGATTGTATTGTTGGTATGAGATGCATTGGGTTGATGTATGTTGGGTTTTGGTTACCTTAGGAGGGcgtccctggccgccttatataggctgaggGCCTATGGTTAAAAtcagataggatctaatcctaattggtcgttacatggaaagcaatctgagtcagtttacaacaagtatctcATGATATCCGGGCAGAATCCGTTCACCCGGTCTCCAAACTTGTGCTCCGCATATCTTTATGCCTTGGCCCGCATGGCGTGGTGGAGCCCACCTGCCaggaccgaccagtatcctggtcggtggggacttGTGGGTACTATTATCCCTCGAGCCCCTgagcaatgtggagtcgaacagg is a genomic window containing:
- the LOC140221102 gene encoding uncharacterized protein — its product is MAVDAGVGIVLTSPKGDRLEYMIRLHFLATNNMAVYEALIHGLKIASELGARCLYIRDDSELVVDQVMKEASCRDEKMVTYYDEVQKLKEKFDGLELHHVLRRGNLATDFLAKLASNREHTPPRVFVNNAHELLIKLAKAPTPASDAAHAEPVAEPTVGTKMGTPDLKVAMLEPSWMMPFLDYLLQDTLPVNATEARCLARSAKIFVVIEEELHKRSPSGILHKCIPTDQGRELLLEIHADICSHHAAPRSLVGKAFRQGSY